TGGCCTCACTCCTCACCACTTGGACAACACAACAATCCAGTTGATCCCGTCCGATCTTCATGGAAACATTCCACACATCGGTTCGGCGTCGGACCTTCGAGGAGGATTCTAAAATGGCTTTCGACAAACTTTCACGACTTGGGCCACGATTGCTTGGTGAGAAGTCCAGCGACTCAGAAGGTGCAATCAAATCAGCGGAGCAAGTTCTACCGATTTCGGACAGCTATCGAGAGATGCTGCTGACATTTGGAGGTGCAGTTGTCTTCGACAATGGGGCGAAGTTTGCATCAGATGAGAAGTCGCCTCTGAATGACAAAGATGGCTACCAGAGCCTTGAAGTTCTTTATGGCTTGGGCAATGGAAAGAACAGAATTGAGCAGAAAGCTGCACAATATGCTGGTGAACTGCCAACCTCATTTGTGCCCATTGGTGAATCGTCGGGTGGGAACTTGATCTGCGTTGATGGTGATGGAGCCGTTCATCTGTGGGACCATGAAAGCCAACGAGGTGAAGGGACATGGCGGATTGCAGCTTCCATTGACGAATTCGTGAATCGGCTTGAACCGGATGATTCGGAAATCGGCAGCACCGAAGGAATCATCGAATCGGAATCATTCCTTGACTTCTAGTTCTTCGGCTTCTGCATCACGATCTTCGCAGGCTGTGCCGGTTTGAAGGGTTGCAGCTTGGCCGGTTGAGCAGGCTTCCACGGCTTGAACACCGGCACGCCTGTTGGCGGCGGCTTGGGCTTCTTGCTCAAGCTCTTGTTGACCGCTGAATCCCGTGGCAGCGGGTTCGCTGGTGACATTCCTTTGAGCCTGCCACCAGCGTTGAGCAATAAGCCTTCCAGTTGCTGCCGCTCTGTCAGCCATTCGTGAAAGCGCTACTGCCAATATCTATGGTGATATTGGTGGCTTTCCCGTGCGTGCGTGAGCGGATGCGGTGGCATAAAGAAGAAGCAATCAGTGAAGCCGATGCAGGAACTGGGGCAACCACCTCTCGCGCCAACTTTTTCGTCTTGAGTAGTTGGAGTGATCGGTTGTTATATCCTTGGCCACAGAACGGGCTCAAAACTCTCCAACGACTTCCCCAGCCTGGGCTGTTCCCAGGACTCCCCAGACTCCATACGGACTCGGCTCGGTCGCACAGCCGGCAGCAATATCGCCACCCGCTTGCCGCGAATTGAGAATGGACGCATCATGGACAGAAGTCCGTCAATGGGCGACTGCTTGTTGCTCCGCAACCCGGAGATAAACCTCCGGGCCATCCCGCCGGAACCGTCAGCGACTTGTTGCCTATTGATTTGTTTACTGGAAGATAGTGACATGACTACATTCCGAGCGATTGACTTTAGAGATAGAAAGCGTGACCCCAAGTGGGAGCGAGAATTGTCTGATTGGCTTCGGCAGCAGCCAGAGAGCCGTAGAGTCGAGTTCTTGCTGGAATTGGTGAACTACCAAGTTCTTGTAGCTCTTCAACTCGCAAGCCAGACACTGGAATCACGTAAATCGCTCGTTGAGCTACTAGAATATGCGGTGACGACAAGCGACGCTTCATCCATCAGATACTGGCTTGAGTCGTTGGTTCCTCGTCTCGGATTTCGTCGGTCGTCTGATGTCCTTTTGCGTCTGGCAAGTTCCTATCCCGAGGGTGTTGATAAAGCGTTTTATTGGATGCCTCGATTTGCGTCATCGGAAAAGGACCAAGAGAAGCTTCAAGAGCTGCGTTGCATTCTGGAGTCGAACCAAGATGACTCGGATGCGTAAGAGATGAATGTAAGTTGGGCTTGTTGTCGGAATCACCCTGCCGTTGGCTTCTGCATCACGATCTTCGCAGGCTCAGCCGGTTTGAATGGCTGGAGCTTGGCCGGTTGAGCAGGCTTCCACGGCTGGAACACCGGCACGCCTGACGGCGGTTGCTTTGGCTTTTTGCTCAAGCTCTTGTTGACCGCTGAATCCTTCGGCAACGGATTCATCTTCGCCAGCCGGATCACTGCATTCTTGTCATTGAGCCAAAGCCCTTCGCATTGCCGCCGCTCTCGCTCTGCCAGCCATTCGTGAAACGTCTTCATGCTGGTATCTACGCCGCTCGCTGACGGCTTTCCCGAACGCGCGTGAGCGTTTGGCTTCTGCATAAAGAAGAAGAACCTGGCGAAGCGTATGCAGGGGCGGCCAACTCTCGCGACAGCTTTTACGTCTTGAGTAGACAGAGTGATCGGTTGTTACATCCTTGGCCACAGAACGGGCTCAAAACTCTCCAACGACCTCCCCGGCCTGGGCAGTTCCCAGGGCTCCCCAAACTCCGTACGGACTCGGCTCGGTCGCACAGCCGGCAGCAATATCGCCACCCGCTTGCCGCGAATTGAGAATGGACGCATCATGGACAGAAATCCGTCCATGGGCCACTGCCTGTTGCTGCGCAACCCGGAGATAAACCTCCGGGCCATCCCGCGAAACTTCTTTGGAATTAGCCGGTAAGAACTATGTCGAACGCACAAATAGACGAAATGTATGACGCAATTTATGACAGTGATTGCGAAAAGATCGATGCCTTAGTTGGTGCCGGTCTGAGCGTGGATACGAGAGTTGAAGGTGACCAATGGAATTTCTTACACATGGCTTTGGTATCTGTCACGATTCCTCCCGATCCGAATGTGGTGCGGCATCTAATTGGCCTTGGCGTTGATGTGAACGCACGAGACAGGAAAATGTGGACGCCATTGCATTTTGCAGTTCGCACGAAGAACTGCACCGTCGTCAAAATGTTGGTCGAAGCTGGGGCAGAGATTGACTCTGTGAATGACGAGGGGATCACCCCACTTCATCAGTGTCTTCTTGAGCAGTCATGCAATCTTGATGTGGTTGAGATGTTGTTGGTTGCGGGGGCTGACCCAGACAATGACCGGGGCGGCGGAACCGTAAGAAACTATGCCAACGCCGTTTCACGTCCAGAGACCGGTGCGATCCTTGAATTGCTTGACAAGTACGCAAAGAAGTGACACATGAGAGGCAAATGAAGTACTTTTACTATGACGCTGCTACTGGCCGTGGCATTCAATCAGCAGCAGCGATAGAAGGCCACGCCGAGGACATTTTGGCAGCTTGGAATGCGCTGTCTCGACGGGCAGGTTCTTTTCTGGGTATTCACTGCCCAACGGGAGCCGCAGTGCAATTCATGTGGGATGATTCGGATTCGACTACCATTGATCTTCCGTCCCCCACAAAAGGTGGATCGATGACGAAAACATCGTCGTTTGAGGAATGCGGCGGCGTCATTACAGATATCTGCGCCGGTGGTGACCCTGAGAGAATACAGGGGCTTGAGTTCGTGAAATGGTAAGCTGGTGCTGTCACACCTTCGGCTTCCGCATCACGATCTTCGCAGGCTGAGCCGGTTTGAATGGTTGCACCTTGGCAGTTTCCGCAGGCTTCCACGGCTTGAACACCGGCACGGCTGCTGGCAATGGCTTGGGCTTCGGCATAAAGAAAAAGAACCGGGCGAAGCCGATGCAGGGGGCGGCCAACTCTCACGACAGCTTCTTCGTCTTGAGGAGATAGAGTGATCGTTACATCCTTGACCACAGAACAGGCTCAAAACTCTCCAACGACCTCACCGGCCTGGGCAGTTCCCAAGGCCCCCCAAACTCCATAGGGACTCGGCTCGGTCGCCGTAAGTGTCGCCGGCGGCAGCGGTGTCGACTGATTCCCTGCGTCAATATTCTCCCCAATAAACCGCACCGCCCCATCCCCCATTAACGCATTGACCCCTCCACGGTGATAACTGGTCGGCGTGTGATAAATCCCGCAGCTTGGGCTATTCGGGGGAAGGTGAGTTGAAACCGTCTCTCCGCCGAATTCAGGTCCGGAAGCCCAGTGACGACCATTCCCGATATCCGAATAGCTCGCCGAGGAAGTCCGGCAGGCTTGCGGGTTCGGTGCAGCGAATTGTCTGAAGGTTCCCAACGGCTCGTCAGGGCCTTGGTACATCACTCGTTCCGACATAAAGAGAGTATTTGATAATCCATCGGTGATATCCCGAAACTTATTGGTGTGGCCGCTGTTTCGTGCAGCAAAAGGTGACCGAGTGGGGACTGAGAGGGAAAGGTAGTCGTCTCCACAACTGAAATGATACGAACGGGGCGGGCCTCCAGATACTGGAGCAGTCACTTCAGTCGCCGGTGGTCCTAACGGGCATGTTGGGCACAGTAGAATTGCTGGAGTGGCGTCCGGATGTGGAAAATTCACATGATAGGCAGGCCCGCCTTGGCCGGGAGCCGATGCGATTTGGTCCCAAAGAGCCTGCTGTTCGAAGAACGGAAGGAGCATTACGATGCCGCTGAGTCGACCATTATTGTCCCATGATCCGTTGTCCGTACCGCCGGCGGCGGG
The sequence above is drawn from the Rubinisphaera margarita genome and encodes:
- a CDS encoding ankyrin repeat domain-containing protein, with the protein product MSNAQIDEMYDAIYDSDCEKIDALVGAGLSVDTRVEGDQWNFLHMALVSVTIPPDPNVVRHLIGLGVDVNARDRKMWTPLHFAVRTKNCTVVKMLVEAGAEIDSVNDEGITPLHQCLLEQSCNLDVVEMLLVAGADPDNDRGGGTVRNYANAVSRPETGAILELLDKYAKK
- a CDS encoding DUF1559 domain-containing protein — its product is MPHEIVSRRDRSGFTLIELLVVIAVIAILVALLLPAVQQAREAARRMQCKNNLKQLGLAIHNYESTHRTLPPAAGGTDNGSWDNNGRLSGIVMLLPFFEQQALWDQIASAPGQGGPAYHVNFPHPDATPAILLCPTCPLGPPATEVTAPVSGGPPRSYHFSCGDDYLSLSVPTRSPFAARNSGHTNKFRDITDGLSNTLFMSERVMYQGPDEPLGTFRQFAAPNPQACRTSSASYSDIGNGRHWASGPEFGGETVSTHLPPNSPSCGIYHTPTSYHRGGVNALMGDGAVRFIGENIDAGNQSTPLPPATLTATEPSPYGVWGALGTAQAGEVVGEF
- a CDS encoding SMI1/KNR4 family protein: MAFDKLSRLGPRLLGEKSSDSEGAIKSAEQVLPISDSYREMLLTFGGAVVFDNGAKFASDEKSPLNDKDGYQSLEVLYGLGNGKNRIEQKAAQYAGELPTSFVPIGESSGGNLICVDGDGAVHLWDHESQRGEGTWRIAASIDEFVNRLEPDDSEIGSTEGIIESESFLDF